The following are encoded together in the Streptomyces sp. NBC_01465 genome:
- a CDS encoding GlxA family transcriptional regulator, with protein MAQGSSQLHRVVVIVDENSNPFELGCATEVFGLRRPELGRELYDFGLCSPVPRTVMRDGFFTLTGVAGLEAAERADTLIVPNRPDTDVPRRPAVLDAVRRAHARGARLVGFCSGAFTLAEAGVLDGRRATTHWQWADSFRERFPAVRLEADVLFVDDGDILTAAGSAAALDLGLHLVRRDHGAEVANSVSRRLVFAAHRDGGQRQFVERPVPDVPDASLAPVLVWAQERLGEPLTVAGLAARAAVSQATLHRRFRAQLGTTPLAWLTGERVALACRLIERGEERIDVVAQRSGLGSGANLRALMQRETGLSPSAYRKRFGG; from the coding sequence ATGGCGCAAGGATCCTCGCAACTCCATCGGGTCGTCGTGATCGTCGACGAGAACTCCAATCCTTTTGAGCTCGGGTGCGCCACCGAGGTGTTCGGGCTGCGCAGGCCGGAGCTGGGGCGGGAGCTGTACGACTTCGGGCTCTGTTCGCCCGTGCCGCGCACGGTGATGCGGGACGGGTTCTTCACTCTCACCGGGGTTGCCGGGCTCGAGGCTGCCGAGCGTGCCGACACCTTGATCGTGCCCAATCGGCCCGACACCGATGTGCCGCGGCGTCCCGCCGTTCTGGATGCCGTACGGCGGGCGCATGCGCGGGGGGCCCGGCTGGTGGGGTTCTGCAGTGGGGCCTTCACGCTGGCCGAGGCCGGGGTGCTGGACGGGCGGCGGGCCACCACCCACTGGCAGTGGGCCGATTCCTTTCGGGAGCGCTTTCCTGCCGTACGGCTCGAGGCCGATGTGCTCTTTGTCGATGACGGGGACATCCTCACCGCCGCGGGCAGCGCTGCCGCGCTCGATCTCGGGCTGCATCTGGTGCGGCGTGATCATGGGGCCGAGGTTGCCAATTCCGTCAGCCGGCGGCTTGTGTTTGCTGCCCATCGTGATGGGGGGCAAAGACAGTTTGTGGAGCGGCCCGTGCCCGATGTGCCGGATGCGTCGCTGGCTCCTGTTCTCGTCTGGGCCCAGGAGCGGCTCGGGGAGCCGCTGACCGTGGCCGGGCTCGCGGCTCGGGCCGCCGTCAGTCAGGCCACCTTGCACCGGCGGTTTCGGGCGCAGCTCGGTACCACCCCTCTGGCCTGGCTCACCGGGGAGCGCGTTGCGCTCGCCTGCCGGCTCATCGAGCGGGGTGAGGAGCGGATCGACGTCGTGGCGCAGCGCAGTGGGCTGGGGTCCGGGGCCAATCTGCGGGCGCTGATGCAGCGGGAGACAGGGCTCAGTCCGTCTGCGTATCGGAAGCGGTTCGGGGGTTAG